The uncultured Campylobacter sp. genome segment CATTAAATTTTTTCAGCAAGGAAGCCCGAGGCGGTAAAATGCGACTGAGCATCCGCCTGCTTGCCTACCGAGCAACACAACTTAAATTTAAACCTCAGTGCCGATCTTGGCAGGATAGGTCAAATTTTAGCAGTGATTGCGGCGATACTCGCGCCGCGACCTTACAACATCTGAGACTAGCGTGCATAAGTTTCATCTAATTGATGTAAGTTAGGCGCGGGCTTAAATTGAAGTAGATTCAATGGCGGCAGTGCGGACACAGAAATGTCGCCGCAAGGTTTAAATTTAAAATGCAAAAAAAGCGGCGGCGCGGACGAAAGCGCGCTGCGAGATCTAAAATTTAACCGAAGCGGCACTGAGAGCGAGTAAATTTTAATTAGCGAGCGCGCTACAGCGTGCTTTATGCCGGAGAGTTCGCGGTTTTTAGTGTTTGCCAAATGCACGTCTGATAAAATGCAGCTTGCAAAAATTGCAGCTGCGGTGTTATTTTCTAGCCTAGCGACAATAAATTCCGTAGTAATACAGCTCGCAAAGGTGCTGCGGCCGGCGGACATCGACCTTAAAACTTAGAGCCATCGGGCTGATCGTCCTTATCGGGCTTAGTTCCAGCCAGCGGGCATGAGTCTCGAAACCTGCGAGCGAGTGCAAGGAAGTCGTACAATTTCTATCTTCCAAATGCGACTTGCCCGCAATTTTGATCTTGTCAATTTTATGTAAAAAGCTTCTAGGCAGATGTCCGCGCGCTGTTTGACGATAAAATTTAAACGTAAAAGCAAAATTAATCTCCGCAAAACGCCCAAGCCGCTAGCGACGAATTTTAAAACGGGAGCAAAAAATTTAATGAAAAATTTTAACGATGAGCCGCAAAAGTCGCAAAGACCACAGCCGCCGCAGTCCAAACAAAGTGCCGAGCATCGAAATCTGCCGAAATTTGGCAATAAACCCCTCGTCGTCAAAGACTACAACATAATAGTATTCTTTATTTATAACCTATTCTTCGCTCCCTTGGCGGTACCGGTGTTTCTATATATAGGCGATATTTTCCCATACTATACGCCGTTTGTTCCTGTAGCATTCGCTGTCGTGTCCTATCTCAACAGCGCCCATACGCGCTTTGTTCATTTGACGAACAGGAGCATCAACTACGTTAACAAGGGCAAAATCACGAAATCTATAAAATTTGATGAGATATCGCTCATAAAGCTCACCGCCACGCCGTTATTCGGACATATCGTGCCCGTTAGAAATTTCACAGGCATTGTGTTTTCGTTCATCGTGATAGCCGTCGCGTTTGCCGGATTTTTACAGAGCCTTAGAGGATTTATAATTTTTATTATGAGCGGGGCGGCATTGATTTTACTGTTTTTCATCTCTAAACTGATTTTTTCAAAGATCACGGAGGGGAAATTTAACTTCCGTGTGATCGATACTTTGATCATCTATGACGGCAAGGGCGGATTTATCAGTTTTATGATGAGCGGAGCGGATTTTGAAAGGGTTTGCCGCTACATGCTGAAAGAGCGGCGGATCAGCCCGTCAAAATTTCAAAAGCAGTTTGTGATATTTCAATAAAAAGGCTTATTAGGCGATATCGGCGTTAAAATTTCAAAAGTCGTTTCGGCTCCTTAAATTGGTTGCAAGTTAAATTTGTGCGTAAATTTTATAATTTCGCGTGCGTTAAAAGTTTACGGCTTGCACGTTAAATCATACGATGCACACGCTAAAATTTTACAGCGCACGGTACGAAATTTTAAGGAGCACGGCGTGAAATTTAAAATTCCGCAAAATGCCCTAAATTTTAAAAAATTTCACGAAATTTTGCGGAGCCCTGAAATTTTAAAAGCTCCGCAAATTTAGCTCACGCTACCACCGAATGCCCGCTTCCAGCCAAAACTGCCTGCCCGCCTCATAGACCAGATCGAGCGAGGTGTCGCTGCTAAGTCTTGCTTTGTTGCGCTTATTTAGGACGTTGTAGATGTCTAAATTCGTAAAAAATTCCACCTCGCCCGCCATCTTTTTAGCGTATCCGATGCGCGCATCCCAGCTGTAGCTTTTGCCGAGATTTACCTTTTCGTATTTGTCGTATCTGGCAGGATACTTGCCCGCAGGCGTCCTGCCGGTGCGAGCGATCGCTTCTTGCGAGCCTTTAAACGAGAGGAAGTTATTTACGCTGATGCCGTAGCTTGGAATTTTAGTGATGATATTTAGGCTTGCAGTCCAAGGCCTAGCATAGTCCTGCGCCGGAAGCTCCGATAGCCTCATCAGCCTGCCGTCGTATTCGACGATCTTTTCATCTTCGAGCGTTTCTCTATCAAGCGATATGTCGTAAAGGGTGTTGTTCGTTTTCATCTTGATGTGCTCAAAGCCCAGCTCAAAGCCATTTAGCGTACCGAAGGCCTCATAATCATCGATCGTTTTAACGCCGAAGGTTAAAATTTTATTTTCGCTTCTGCCGTCATTAGTAAAGGTTTGATAGTTGTTTTGGTAGTTCGGATTCGGCGCTAGACCTAGATCTCTTCGCGTAGATTTGATGATCTGATCCCTGCCCTTGCGGCTTACATATTTGCCGAAAAACTCGAAATTCCCGAGCTTTTGCTTTGCCCCGAATACCAGCTCATCCTCATAAGGCACCTTTAGCTCGTTAAATTTAGTTAGAGACGGGTCTTTTGGCAGTTGCGTCCAGTTTTGCGTATAGGCATTGCGTGGACGCGTGTAGGTAGTGGCAAGACCCTCTCGCCCCTCTCTTAATTTATAGGTAAAGAGATTGCGTCCGTAGTAGCGGTTTGCACCGAAGCTAAGAATAGAATCGCCGTCGCCGAAAATATCGTAGTAGCTGTTAAATCTCGGCGCCGCAGTCGTTTGCTTCATATAATCGTCCCTATTTAATCTTACGCCCGGTCGTAAGGTAAGATCGCCTATTTTTATCTCATCTTCCAGATAAACCGCCAAGCTTTTCATATCCACCTTGGTATTGCCCTTGTAATAACTTTTTCGCGTAAAAAACTGGCCGCTTCTACCACGCCTCGCAAAAGAATCGTCTATCGAGCAGAGCTCGTCATTCGGATCGCAAGCATTTACACCCGCAGGTAGCGGTGCTATTCCGCCAGCGGTCATAAACTCTTTTCTTACATTAAATTTAGCCTCTTGCTTTTTAAACTCAAAGCCTGTGATAAATCTATGCTTACTGCCGCCGAGATCAAATTCATTAAACTCCAGATCCGCGTTGTACGAAAAGCTCTTTTGAGTTTGATCCAGATCCCCAAAGCCGCCCTCTATCGCCGAAGCGGATAAAATTTTACTACCCCAATTCTTTACGTTTGAGTATTGCCAAGCCCTATAATATTCATTCTCGGCATCACGCGAACTCTCCAGCTTGCTGTAGGATAAAATTTGATTAAATCTAGCAAAATCGCCATCGTAGTCGGCTTTAAGCGCTAAATTTAAACCGCCCGATTTCATATCTGCGTATGAATCCTTGACGTGGTCGTTAAACATCTTGTTTCGCTCGGGCGCGTAGGTTACGCTAGGCGTGATAGTTAAGCGGTCGCTTGCATACCAAAGCGCTTTTAGGAAATAGTTGTCTATATTTCGCCTCTGAACTCGCTCGGTGATGGTCGTATCTGCGTTGTATCTTCTGTCGTAGGCCTTGAGCGGAATTTTACTTCTAGTATTTGTGTAGCCGAACATCAAACCCAGATCTTCGGTAACGGTGCCCTCTAAATTTAACCTAGTGATCCACTTATCGAATCTCGGCTGATTTAGCGGAGTAGCGGAGTTTTCAAAGCTCTGTTCATCGCCGTAGATATGGTATCTAGTCCAACTATCCTCGGTGTGCTGCATCGAAAACTTGCCGTGAAAGCCCGCGCGCGGATCTCGCGTCTTAGCCTCCACTACGCCGCCGGTAAATCCGCCGTATTTGGCGGAGATGCCGCTATCGTGCACCTCGACGCTCCGTAAAAAATCGCTATCGATCGCCATACCTTGCGAGACGGAATTCATCGTATCAAACGCCGAAAAGCGCGTAGGATTGCCGCCGGGGTTTCTAGCAGGATCAAGATCGTTATTCATATTCGCGCCGTCAAGCATAAAGTTGTTTTGCCAATACTTCGCGCCGTTGATACTGATATTTGCGGGGCTGATCTCGCCTAGCGTCGTGCTCTGGCGGTTTGTGGAGCTGAATTGCACATTTGGATTGGTACGCAAAAGCTGCACGAAGTCGCCGTTGCCGCTAGGCATCGACTCGATCATCGTTCTGCCTATTTTTTGCGTACCGCCGTAGCTGTCGCCGACGCTCGTCAGGCTCGAGTCGATATTGCCGACGACGACTATTTCGGGGAATTTATAACTATTTATCGCCGCAGCGGAGCTCTGCGCGCCTGGGTTTTCTTTGGTAGAAACGCTCCTTGTTGCGTTATTTTCAGACGAATCCTGCGCGATGCTTAGACTGCAAAGGCACGCCGCGACTATCAAGGAGCGTGCAAGCCCCCTCCCGCAGCGATTTTGAGTGGATTTCTCGCCTTTTACGGAAGCGGAATAATTGCGGCCTGCGCCGCTTTTACATGGCTTACAGGCCCAAAAACCGACAATCATTTTTTCTCCTTTTTTTGAAAATAAAAATTAAAACTGTGGAAATTTAGCCAATAATATTTTAAATTTCAATAAAAGTGATAACAATTATACGACTTATGCAAACAATAGAAAAAATGTAACAAAATAGCGATATATCGGCGAGATAAATCTATTTCAAAATAAAATTTATCTAAAATCTATGCACGGTACAGATGGGCTTAATTGAGTTTTATTCTTGGGTATATTTTTAAAGTACGTAAATTTGCGGCGCCAAAATTTACCGTGCAAACGCCGTTAAATTTAAACGCGACTAGTAAATTTAACGAGCAAAATTTAGATGCGCCTAGCCTGTTAAAATTTCGGCGCATTTATCCTCACCGTCTCATCGGTGTCAAAAATATATGTCTGCGCCGTCTCCGCGATATCCTTCGGCGAGATGGAATTTATGATCTTTTCAAAGGTCTTAAAATCGGCGATCTCCTCATTCCAAAGCGCGTATTTTACGAGCGCGTCGTTCCAAAACTCCGGGCTTTCGCGAGCGGTGCGAGCCGTGATGATCTGAGATTTTTTAAAATTTTCAAGATGCCGCGCTACGTCCGATCCGCCGCCTGCGATCTCTGCAAAAATTTCTCTGATTGCGGATAAAATTTGATCCGTATTTTGCGGCGCGCAGGAAAACGAAATATGAAGGCTCGAGTGCTCGTACGGGATACGGCTTAGGCTCGAAGCGACCGAAAAGCCGTAAGTACGCCCCTCGTCCTCTCTGATACGCTCCCTAAGTGCTTCCTGAAGCACCGAAGCTAGGGCTGAAATTTTAATTGCATTTTCAAGCGAGTATGGAGCGGATCTGTTTATCGCGGTAAGCGCAACGTCGCTTCTAGGGGAGTTTTGATAGTTGCGCATAAAAACGTGCCGCCCGCTTAAGCTGCGGATACCGTCGTCTTTAAAATCCTCGCGTTCGCCGCGAGCGGGCAGGCTCGCCAGATATTTTTTTATGAGGGCTTCGGCGTCTTTTAACTCAAAATCGCCGCTAAGCACGAAAGTGTAGGAAGCGGCGTTGCTAAATTTATCATAGACGATCTTTTTTAACTCTTCCGCGTTAAGAGCTTTGATCTGCGCGGCGCTTAGAGGGCGCATTCGCGCATTGCCGCCGTAAAAAAACTCGCTAAATTCCCTGCTAAATTTATATCCGGGCAATTTCTCGTTTCGCGCAAGCTCGTCGAGCGATTTGATCTTTAAATTTTGCAGCGCTTTCTCGTCCGTGCGCGGAGAGCTAAGCTCTAAGTTTATCGCTTCCAGCAGCCATTTTAGATCCCGCGAGCCGCAGCTTCCGTAAAATCCGTGAGAGAATGCGGAGATGTTTTTGCGGTAATTTACCTGCCGCCCGCTTAAAATTTGCGAAATTTCATAATTGTTAAACTCGCCCGCGCCGCTTTCGTTCGCAAGCATCGCGGCAAAACTGCCGAGCCCTGGATGCGCCAGATTGGACATTCCGCCTCTGCTTACCGCGGCAAACGAGATGAAATCCTTGCGCGTCTTAAGCGGCTTTAAGATCACGGTCGCGTTATTTTCAAGCAGGTAGGTATAAAATTTAAATTGCGGCTCAAAGCTCTTGCTTAAAATTTTGCCCTCAGGTAGGTTTTTAGAAACCAAGCTACCCGGCAGCTTTTTATGCGCGGCATGCGTATTTACCGCCCTGGCGTCATCCTGCAACTTCTTAAATTTAGTCTCATCCAGATTATATCCAGAGCCGCTAAATACGCTTACATGCACCTCACCCAGATCCGTTAAGCGCTTAAATTCTAAATTTAGCTCCTCTAGGCTGATCTCGCGCAGCAGTTTTACCTCCAAATCCCTCTGTTTTGCGGCGCTAGGCAGGACGGCTCCCGATTTTACGGCATGAAGAATCTCTCTTGCAAAAAACGCGGAATTTGCGCTTTTTTTGCGCTCAAAGGCGCTGTGCCGCGAACTGATCAAAGCATCCTTTGCGAGGGCGAAATCGCGCGCATCAAAGCCGCTATCTCGCAAGTCTTTGATTAGCCCGAGCGCCTGCGAGATCGCGCCGTCAAAGTCTCCGCCCAAAACGGCGACGTCAAAGTTATAGATCGTTTTTTGAAACTGCAAATTCGATCTGGAAAAATTAACTCGCAGCAGCGCGCCTTCGCTAGCCTTCGCTCGCTCATAAATCGTAGAGATGAGGCTTGAAATAAGCTCGCTTTTTAAAATTTTTCTCGCATTCGCCTCGCTATTTGGGGGCGCAAATTCCTCCCAAAACGAAATTTTGACGGAATTTAGCGATGTTTCATTCGTGTCGTAATTGTAAATTTTCAAACCCTGCCTAGACGGAATACCCATATCCGGGCGGGTGTAGGAGTTTGTATTTTTAAGAGGCGAAAAATTTTGCTTTAGCAATTTTAAAATTTTATCCCTTTTGAAATCACCCACGGCTATAAATTTCATAGACCTGGGCTGATAAATTTTTTGATAAAGCTCCTTGATTCGCTGCGTGCTTACGGATTTTACGACCGCCATATCGCCGATCGGCGCACGATTAAAATACGCGCTGCCGCCGTAAAGCTCCTCATCCATCCGCTCGTAAAGCCTTGCGATCGGCGTATCACGGCTGCGCGCCTCCTCGATTATGACGCCTCTTTCTTTTACGAGTTCGAGCGGATTAAACTCCACTCCGTCCGCAATTGAAGCAAAAATTTTAAAAACGTCCTTTAAATTTTCTTCGCTAACCGCGATGTTAAGCGTGTAAATCGTGCTGTCATAGCCCGTCTGCGCATTTACATCGGCGCCGAATTTCACGCCCAGGCTCTGCAATTTTTTGATGAGCTCATTTTTGCTAAAATCGCGACTTCCGTTAAAGGACATATGCTCTATGAAATGCGCAAGCCCGCGCTCATTAGGGCTCTCATCGATCGAGCCCGCATCCACGATCAGATAAAAAACGGCGGAATTTTTAGGCACGGAATTTTCTAAAATATAGTATTTAAGGCCGTTTGGCAGCGATCCTCGCAGGACGGCTTCGCCCCACTCAAGCGCAAAAGCCCCCGCACAAAGCAGTAAAAATAGTAAAATTTTTCGCATTTAAGCCTTTCAATTTTCTAGTAAAATTCGCTCGCAGATATTTTTGCAGACTCTTCTCTTTCGGCTTATCAATCTACTCGCCTGCGCCATTCTGCGCTATTGTTTAGATTTGCTCGCCCCGATTGCTAGCCTGCGATATTTCTTAAATTTGCCAACTTTTAAGCCGCCTGTTCGCACGCCGATTTCGGTATACTTCGCTAGTTTACCGACTCTAGCTCCATACCGAGCAGCTTCTCTCGTTTGGTGCATCGCCCGAATCGGCAAATGCATCGATCTTGATCTGCGCGCCGAGGCGGCGGCATGGCGGCGCAGCGGCGCGGGCACAAATTTTAAAATTTACTTGCACCCGAGCTAAATTTAAAAAGCGCGAATCAGTAAATTTTAAAATTTTACGCCAAGCGCGGCGGGCTGCTAAGCTTTGAAATTTCATGGCTAAATTCCGCAACAGAGCCCACACGCTTTCATAGCGAGACGGACGAACATTTAATTTTACATCGCCCTACTCTCGCTACGCGCTGTTTTAACACGGATCGATCAAACAAGCCACTGACGCGCAATCTTGGCTTCTTTGCCGTATGACGTTTTGATGCTCCGCCTATAAACGCGCCGCCCTAAACTGCCGTTTGCTGCGAGATAAAATTTTAGCCTAAAGAGTATTAAATGAAAATTAGTATAAATAAAATGTGAATTTTTTGAAGTTAAAAGGGAATTTCGAGTTAGATAAAATGGCCGGGAGATAGGGATTCGAACCCCAGGAGGCTTTCACCTCAACGGTTTTCAAGACCGCCGCTTTCGACCGCTCAGCCATCTCCCGATTAAGGGCGGGTAAACCCCGCCGAAAGTTCGCGCAGATCAAGACCTGCGCGCGCAATTTATTCGGTTTTTTCTCCGACCCACTCGGCGCCGTTGTGAACCTTTTCTTTGGTCCATTGAGCCGCGTTGTGCGAATCCTCTTTTGCGCCGTGCCAAGTATTAGAGCACCCGCTAAAAACCATCAATGCCAAAAGAGACGCTAGTATGTATCTCATAATAACTCCTTTTTAAGATTTGGAGGCGACACCCGGATTCGAACCGGGGATCAAAGCTTTGCAGGCTCATGCCTTACCACTTGGCTATGTCGCCACGCCGGCTTATTAGGTGGTGCCCGGAGCCGGACTTGAACCGGCACGGAAAAAATTCCGAGGGATTTTAAGTCCCTTGCGTCTACCGATTCCGCCATCCGGGCACGTTTAATACAAAAACAGAATGTAAAATGGAGCGGGAAACGAGAGTCGAACTCGCGACATCAACCATGGCAAGGTTGCGCTCTACCACTGAGCTATTCCCGCGCAAAGAAATGAAATATTACCCAATGCAAGCTTAAAATTTCATTTTATAGCGGCCCTTGCAGAGAAAATTTTGGCGTAGCGCCGGAATTTAAAAATTTTGTAAGTAAAATAATGTAAAATTACAAAATCTTTATTGGGGTTATAGCTCAGCTGGGAGAGCGCTTGAATGGCATTCAAGAGGTCGGCGGTTCGATCCCGCTTAACTCCACCATTTAAGCTATTTTTAAGTTTTAGTCACTTCTTTTAAATCTCCTTTACTTCCTTTAAATACCGATATCTATGGCTTTTAGTAATTTTGATTATTTTTGTTTCTTTTTATGTTATAATTATTTTAGAATAATTCAGTTAGTTATTAGATTGGTTAAAACCTATTATGTCAGTTTTACAGAAAGAGCGATAAATATCGTCCAAAAGCCCTTTGGCGCATATATCGCAAAAAAACCAAAAAAACAGCATAAACGAGAGCTATATCGCAAAAATCATTAAGATGAACGAAAAATATATACTTCCATCTTTTGACGAGCGCGATATAAAGACGATGAAATATAGTGATATTTTAGAATTTTAAAACAAAATAATCCGAGTTCTAGTCGTCTCGAAGCGCTTCATCACCTAATAAACGATATAGAAAAGTCTTTGCGATAAATGAAATTTGAAATAAAGGAGAGATTATGTCATTTATAGATGAAGATTACGTAAATATCGTGCCGCAGGATCTGCTGGAGCGCGGTATACGCTTAAGGGAGGAGTACGGAATTTATGGAATCGCTTGGAGATTCGACGATGTAATGGAGGTGCTAAAAATCGCAAGAGATAGAGATATTCTTATCGTCGGAGGGGATGTATATCACCTAAGCGACAATAAGCCCATAATCACATACGACGGCTGGAGCATTAAAGCGGAAGATGACGATGCATTCGAATTGGCGATCGAATATATCACTAATTATCGCGCCAGAAACGGAGATGACTTTGCATACTGCCCGGTCATTAGCCCCGGGCGGGTGTCCAAATGAAAATTTTAGCTTACAATACAGAATATGTTGGTTTTTGCTCATATTCGGATGAATATAAAAATGTGCGCCGAACTGAATGCTAATGTATGCGTATATGGGATATAAAAGATTTTTAGGAGCGATCTTGAAAAGCAACAAAGTAATCCTAATCCTATCGATCGAAAGCGATAGGGATCTATCCGAAACAATAAGCAGCAACGGCATATCTGCAACAAAAGTCTGGCAAAAAGGAGATTTGAAACTAAAAGGTTCTATTTTAAAATACAGAAATTTTGGCTTTAGCATAGAGGAAAAATTTTATGATATACCTTTTGCGGGAGATCTAATTAAAAAATTTTTAGCAGATATAAATGTCGCGAGGAGTATAAAATTACAAAGCATGAAAAAGCTGCTAAGAGTCGTGATTTACAGCCACAGCAGCTTGCCGGGTCTATACTACGATACGGACTTGCTAAGGCTATTAGCGGGTAACGATATAAATTTAGATAATGACGTGTATTTTTTAGATGAATGAGCTTGAATCGTTAGTGAGGTATATTTATCGATGAAATTCTTGGGTTTTGATTGGATAAAAAGGCGACAACTACCCTTGGAATTTCATATAAAGATAATTTAAAACCATGAAACCGGTAAGAATTGTAATGACGATATTTTTTATTATCCTATCGTCTTTAAATTTTCATAAACTATTAACGGAGGGCGGTTATCGCGGAGGGAAAGTCTATGTCGTAGCCACAACCCAATCCGTCATTATGCAATTACTACTTATCATAGGATTGATCTTGTATTTGATATATCTGATAAGAGTAAAAGAGTATTATAAGCCGAGCTCAAATTTTATGCTTTCTAAAAAGGAGGACAAAATGAACTTATCGAATAGAATAAAGGCGCTAAAGGTGCGACTTAAACTGCAAAAGCCGGAAATTATAACAGATCCTATACAGAAGGATGAGCTTGTCGAACAAGATCTGTGTGGTAAAGATCTATGTGATTTAGACCATAGCACAATCAAACTTTTATCGGGAGATTTGAGTGTCTTTAATGACTATGCTTTTAGGTATTATATCCTGGATTTTATTGATTTTTACGAGCGCTTCGGCGATGAGGAGGTTATAGAGGATATGTTCATTCAAGCGCTTATGCCGCCTATATGGCGGGCGCGAGCGAAACAATTTAGCAGGGATGAGGTAAGAATAATCATAGATTTTTTACAAAAAAATTATGAAGATATTGCGAGAATTACGCATTCCAAGAAATATAAAAAGTTAAAGCCCTACGAACAAGAAGAAATTTATATACCATTCAAACATTTTGAAAAAGAGATAAAAAATGCGATAAAATTTTGGAGAAAAGTATTATGATGGAATTTTATAAGGATTGGCAAATGCGCTTAATAGAGACCGATTTGGGCAAATATGAGGAATATATCTATTTCTTTATAGAGAAAAATAGGGCGTATTTTAACGCCTATCAAGAGCAGATATTTCCTTTCGATATGGAGTACATACCTAGCTTATTGTGGTTGCTTGCATCTTTTGCAGAAACTACAATTAAAATTTTTGATGATTTGGACGAAAAGACAAGAAATGAAATTTTTGATTTTGTAGAAAAAGGGGCGGTAAGCTAAGATGAATACATCGGCACGGCGTTTTGCGCCGGCTTTGTTGAAACAATTGTAAATATTGCGAAAGAAGACGAATATAAGATAATTAGCAAATATTTTAGGGATGAAACGCTAGAATACGCCGCCGCTTGGATGAAATTTGGCGAATAGCTAGATCGAGCTTTATTAAAGTCATATTTTAAAACAATAAGGAGCCATATGCCTAAACATGAATTTTTACTCAAAAAGACAAAAG includes the following:
- a CDS encoding TonB-dependent receptor plug domain-containing protein yields the protein MIVGFWACKPCKSGAGRNYSASVKGEKSTQNRCGRGLARSLIVAACLCSLSIAQDSSENNATRSVSTKENPGAQSSAAAINSYKFPEIVVVGNIDSSLTSVGDSYGGTQKIGRTMIESMPSGNGDFVQLLRTNPNVQFSSTNRQSTTLGEISPANISINGAKYWQNNFMLDGANMNNDLDPARNPGGNPTRFSAFDTMNSVSQGMAIDSDFLRSVEVHDSGISAKYGGFTGGVVEAKTRDPRAGFHGKFSMQHTEDSWTRYHIYGDEQSFENSATPLNQPRFDKWITRLNLEGTVTEDLGLMFGYTNTRSKIPLKAYDRRYNADTTITERVQRRNIDNYFLKALWYASDRLTITPSVTYAPERNKMFNDHVKDSYADMKSGGLNLALKADYDGDFARFNQILSYSKLESSRDAENEYYRAWQYSNVKNWGSKILSASAIEGGFGDLDQTQKSFSYNADLEFNEFDLGGSKHRFITGFEFKKQEAKFNVRKEFMTAGGIAPLPAGVNACDPNDELCSIDDSFARRGRSGQFFTRKSYYKGNTKVDMKSLAVYLEDEIKIGDLTLRPGVRLNRDDYMKQTTAAPRFNSYYDIFGDGDSILSFGANRYYGRNLFTYKLREGREGLATTYTRPRNAYTQNWTQLPKDPSLTKFNELKVPYEDELVFGAKQKLGNFEFFGKYVSRKGRDQIIKSTRRDLGLAPNPNYQNNYQTFTNDGRSENKILTFGVKTIDDYEAFGTLNGFELGFEHIKMKTNNTLYDISLDRETLEDEKIVEYDGRLMRLSELPAQDYARPWTASLNIITKIPSYGISVNNFLSFKGSQEAIARTGRTPAGKYPARYDKYEKVNLGKSYSWDARIGYAKKMAGEVEFFTNLDIYNVLNKRNKARLSSDTSLDLVYEAGRQFWLEAGIRW
- a CDS encoding insulinase family protein, with protein sequence MRKILLFLLLCAGAFALEWGEAVLRGSLPNGLKYYILENSVPKNSAVFYLIVDAGSIDESPNERGLAHFIEHMSFNGSRDFSKNELIKKLQSLGVKFGADVNAQTGYDSTIYTLNIAVSEENLKDVFKIFASIADGVEFNPLELVKERGVIIEEARSRDTPIARLYERMDEELYGGSAYFNRAPIGDMAVVKSVSTQRIKELYQKIYQPRSMKFIAVGDFKRDKILKLLKQNFSPLKNTNSYTRPDMGIPSRQGLKIYNYDTNETSLNSVKISFWEEFAPPNSEANARKILKSELISSLISTIYERAKASEGALLRVNFSRSNLQFQKTIYNFDVAVLGGDFDGAISQALGLIKDLRDSGFDARDFALAKDALISSRHSAFERKKSANSAFFAREILHAVKSGAVLPSAAKQRDLEVKLLREISLEELNLEFKRLTDLGEVHVSVFSGSGYNLDETKFKKLQDDARAVNTHAAHKKLPGSLVSKNLPEGKILSKSFEPQFKFYTYLLENNATVILKPLKTRKDFISFAAVSRGGMSNLAHPGLGSFAAMLANESGAGEFNNYEISQILSGRQVNYRKNISAFSHGFYGSCGSRDLKWLLEAINLELSSPRTDEKALQNLKIKSLDELARNEKLPGYKFSREFSEFFYGGNARMRPLSAAQIKALNAEELKKIVYDKFSNAASYTFVLSGDFELKDAEALIKKYLASLPARGEREDFKDDGIRSLSGRHVFMRNYQNSPRSDVALTAINRSAPYSLENAIKISALASVLQEALRERIREDEGRTYGFSVASSLSRIPYEHSSLHISFSCAPQNTDQILSAIREIFAEIAGGGSDVARHLENFKKSQIITARTARESPEFWNDALVKYALWNEEIADFKTFEKIINSISPKDIAETAQTYIFDTDETVRINAPKF
- the imm40 gene encoding Imm40 family immunity protein, which translates into the protein MSFIDEDYVNIVPQDLLERGIRLREEYGIYGIAWRFDDVMEVLKIARDRDILIVGGDVYHLSDNKPIITYDGWSIKAEDDDAFELAIEYITNYRARNGDDFAYCPVISPGRVSK